TGATCGGTGCGGGCACGCCATCGAAGACGCGGCCGGACATGTCGAAGCGCGACTTGTGGCAGGGGCAGAAATAGCCGCCCTTCCACTGCGGGTCGTAGGGCTCGGGACGGATCTCGGCCACCATTTCCGGCGAGCAACCCAGATGCGTGCACAGCCCGACCAGTACCGAGATATCGGATTTGATCGAGCGGTACTCGGGGTTCTTCAGCACGTACTCGGGCTGCTGATCCTTGTTCTCGGACTTGGGGTCCTTGAGCCGATCGTCCAGGGAGGGCAAGGCATCGAGCACCGCCTTGGAGCGCTTGACGATCCAGATGGGCTGACCGCGCCATTCCAGGACCAGGCGTTGTCCTTCCTGCAAGGCGCTGATGTCGGCGGTCACCGGTGCGCCGGCCAGCTTGGCCCGTGCACTGGGATTCCACGACTTCACGAACGGAACTGCAACAAATCCTGCTCCGACCGCACCGACCACGGCCGTTGTCGCGGTCAAGAACCGACGACGCCCGGTATCGGCGGGTGCGTTAACCCCATCGTTGGCCATCCGGCTCTCCGATCTTGATTAGGTAGCGTGAGGCTGCCAACGGCTGGCGGGGGGTCCAGCCGCGATGAATCGACCGCAGTGTAGCGGAACGCTTAATGCACAGACAATGCAATGTACGCAGTCCGAGCCATGCGATGCAATGGCCGCTGTGCGAGGTCGCTGTTGGTGATGCATGCGCGGCCGGAAACGTACCTGCATGGCTGTGACGCAGTGCGCGGCGCCGGCGCGTTGCGACAGCG
The window above is part of the Xanthomonas campestris pv. badrii genome. Proteins encoded here:
- the petA gene encoding ubiquinol-cytochrome c reductase iron-sulfur subunit yields the protein MANDGVNAPADTGRRRFLTATTAVVGAVGAGFVAVPFVKSWNPSARAKLAGAPVTADISALQEGQRLVLEWRGQPIWIVKRSKAVLDALPSLDDRLKDPKSENKDQQPEYVLKNPEYRSIKSDISVLVGLCTHLGCSPEMVAEIRPEPYDPQWKGGYFCPCHKSRFDMSGRVFDGVPAPINLLVPPHHYVDDNTLVIGVDPDAAGKSANSTGAA